The sequence CGCGTGAGGACGCCGAACAGCCCCGCCATCTCCATCGCGTGGGGTTCGATGTGCATGTCCGGCACGTCGGCGTTACGCAGCATCTTGCGGTAGATTTCGGCCTCCTCGCTGTACTCGAGGACGTACGGGAAGTCGATGCGCTTGGTGCGGTCGTTGAACGCCTCCATCTTCTCGTCGCCCTTCTTGTCCCGGTACTCGGGCATGTTCGTCCGCCCGACGATGACTTGGTCGATGTCGATGCGAGGGTTGTTCTTCGGCTTGATCGTCTGCTCCTGCGAGGCGTGCAGGAAGTCGTAGAGGAACTCGCGCTGGAGTTTCAGGAGTTCCTCGCCCGAGAACAGGCCCCGATTGGCGTTACAGAAGGCGCCGGAGTAGTCGAACGCGCGCGGGTCAGACTCGCCGTAGACGGCGATTTTGGAGTAGTTGACGTCGCCGGTCAGTTCCGTCTCGTCCTGATTTTTCTTGTCTTTGGGCTCGAACGTCTCGACGCACTGGCGCTTGTTCTCCGAGGCGACGAGCCGAACGATTTCGACGTGGTTGTCGAGGACGGCCTTCAGGTCGTCGTCGTAGTGGGCCAGCAGGCGGTCCATGTAGAACTCGCTCGCGGGGTCAAGCGACTGCTCGTTGCGGACCGTGTAGGGCGCGTCGAGCGACTCGTTCAGGCGTTCGAGCACTCGGTCCCGCTGTTCCTGTGGCAACAGGACGAGTGGGTCCTGATTCATCGGCGAGACGACGGTGTCGTCCGCTGGGTCCTGGTCGCGGACGATGTCACAGAGGTTCACCCACCGGAAGGTGTACATCCGCCCCGCGTCCTGTGCGGTGTAGTCCTCGAAGTAGCGCCGCACCAGCCAGTCGAAATGTGACTTCCCGGACCCGACCGGGCCGAGGAGGAGTTTGATGCGTTTCTCCGGGCCGAGTCCCCGAGCGCCGCTTTTGACCTTGTTGACGAACTCGTGCATCGACTCGTGGACTTCCCGGCCGTAAAACGTGTTCTGCCCGTCGTGTAACGGGTCCTCCGAAGCCATGCGGTACTCCACGACGCCGGCGTCCTCGTCGTACTCCGTCCCGTAGTGATCGAACATGTCGGCGACGCGTTGGTGGGCGTTGCGGGCGACTCGCGGGTCGTCGTACACCTCGTCCAAGTACCAGTCGAAGTGCCTTGCTTCGCGGAGGTCCGACGGGACTGATTCCTTGTACTCCTGGCTGAGGTCTTCGAGGGTTTCCTTCGTCATTGTTCGGAGACTCGGTCCCGAGACAGCCGCGTGAGATATTATCCCACGAGGCATGTGAACTCACACCACACCACGACCGCGACCGCGGGGTGGTCGTCGGTAGTGTCGGGAGTGGTGCGGGTGAGCCACCGGTGGCGTCTCGGTTCGCGTAACCGAGGCTATAACACTCATCAGATTCACATATTGATAAGCCTTCCCCTGATACAGTACTTTGACACGTCTGTCATATCGGACGGAAATCCCCTGACAGCCGTCGATACGGCCGCTATCGACGACAGTCGAACGAGAGGTAAGTCGGGAGACGAACGATTCGACCCGCTCGCTCGTCACGCGGCGCTTATGTGTGCGCCGGGGCGAGAGAGGACATGAGCTTCGAGACGCTCCCCGACGGGTGGACGGTCTGGCACCAAGAGCCAGACGGGCGCGCGATTCTCGCCTACCGACCGGACGTGTTCGACACGGAGGCGTTCCCCGCGGCCTGTCTCCCGACTGTCTACCTCTCGCCGGGGAGTCCGCGCCGCCGCCCCGGCGCCACCCAGCGCGACGGCTGGACGGTCACGCTGTATCTCGAACCCGAAATCGACGTGCGAACCGAAACGGCCGACTCCCGAGCGGCGGGTATCGAGACGGCGATAGACTTCGCCCGCGCGTTCGCGGCCGGCGATATCGACTACCGGGGCGCGTATCAGGTCCCGCGCGACGACTACTTCGACCGACTGGACGAACTCGTCGGTCGCGAGGCTTAACCACTCGGACCGAGAACCCCCGTCTATGTCCGAGGTCACGCTTATCGGCACGCGTCTCGCCGAGGTCGGCCGCGAGTTCGTCTTCCGCGGCGAATCCAGCGCGTGCGAGGGCTGTCCGTATCGCAGTCAGTGTCTCGACCTCGATACTGGCACGCGATACAAGATTACCGACGTCCGCGAGAACGCACAGACGCTCGACTGTGCCGTCCACGCCGACGGCGTTCGCGCCGTCGAGGTCGAACCCACGACCATCCCCGCCAACGTCCCCTCGAAGGCCGCCTACGCCGGCAGTAAAGCGTCGCTCTCGGGGCCGTGTCCACACACCGACTGTCCCAGTCACGCCTACTGTGTCCCCGACGGCGCCGACTTCGATTCCGAATATCGCATCGACGAGGTGCTCGGGGACCCGCCCCACGACTACTGTATGCTCGACCGCGACCTCACGCTGGTCGAACTCGCGCCGCCCGACTCCTGACGCTCCTCGCGTTCGAACTCGCTCAGTTCGCCGATGCGCTCGCCCGCGTACCCGAAGACGTCCTCGTACCCTTCGGCCGACATCAAAATTGGGTAGAACGCTTCCTGTGCGACGTGTTCCGTGTCGTCCGCCGAGGCGAAGGGGACGCCCGGTTCGACGCGCTCGAAGTTCTCGACGAACACCTCGTGTCTCGACGCCGGCGCCTTCGACACCTTGCCAGTGAGTCGGAAGACCGGCACGTCGTGGCGCTCGTAGCCCGCATCTTCGGGCAGAACGCCCGTCGCCGCCAAGAACGCGGTCACGAGCTCGCGAGCGTTCGCCGCCGCCTCCTCCGACCACTGGAGCCCACACTCCACCTCGACGGTGCCGGGGTAGGAGATAAGTCGCCCCTCGGCGTAGTCAGCCGTCTCGACGACGGCATCGACCGGGAGGCGGGCACAGCGCCCCGCCGTCTCGTGGTCGACGGTGTCGACCAGCGCGAACGGGTGGGCGTACGACTGCGTGGAGTGTAGCGCGAGCGTCGCACAGCCGTCGAGTTCCGCGAGGAGGCGATGGGCCAAGCGTCGCTCGTGGCTCTCGGCGTCCGGGTCACCGGGGAACGCGCGATTGAGGTCCTCGTCGACGTACCGCACGTCGCGTTCGAGGGCGCGTTCGTTGGCGACGACGAACTTCACCGGGCGCTGGAAGTCGGGTGGGTCATCGAGCAACGCCTCGACTGCGTCCGGGCCACAGGGTTCGTCCCCGTGGATGCCAGCGACGACCGCCACCTCCGGGTCGTCGCCGAACTCTCGAACTCTCATTGTCTGTCTCTAGCCGTCGGCGTTGAAGTGCGTTCCGTGTCTAGCGCCTCGGAAACCCGCGTGAAATACGCCTCCGTGGTCGGCACGGCAATTTCGAGTGTCGCGTACGGCGCGTCGACCGACCGCGTCGCCCCATGTGTCTCCCCGAACTTGAGGCGGAGCGTGGCCTCGCCCCGCGTCAGTTCGTACGCGTCGTGGCCGTCCGGCAGCGTCGAGAACACGGTCCCCGGTAGTCGTCGCTTGAGCGTCGCGAGGTCGGCGTCGACGTAGCACGTCGCTGTCTGGAGATGGTCGATACCACGGGTGAGGTCGGCGTACGTGTCCTCCGCGAGTTCGAGCGTGAGCGACGCTTCGTACCGGCCGCAGATGCGGTCCAGCGTCTCGAACGCGTCGTCGACGGGGCTGCTGGCGAGAATAGCACCGATGGCCGCCGGGTCGGGCACATCGTCGGGCACGCGAGAACCGTACGCACGCCCCCGACTTGGGCGTTGTGAGGGCACGACGGCAGTCGCATCACAGACGTTACACTCGTGGGTCGCCTACCACGGATATGGACGAGCACACCCGGGATTACTCCGTCGGGCCGCCGACGTCGGGTGACCCGACCGGGTGGCGAGCGGACCGCGGCGCGTCGAACGGCTGGGAGCACGGCACGCTCCGGCGCGCCGTCGTCCACGGCGTCCGCCTCTACAACGCGGGCGCGTTCCACGAGGCACACGACTGTTTCGAGGACGAGTGGTTCAACTACGGCAGCGGCACCACCGAGAGCGCCTTCTGCCACGGGATGGTGCAGGTCGCTGCCGGCGCGTACAAGCACTTCGACTTCGAGAACGACGACGGGATGCGCTCGCTGTTCGAGACGGCGTTACAGTACCTCCACGGCATCCCCGACGACTACTACGGTGTCGACGTGCGCGACGTGAAGGCCACACTCGACGCCGCCCTCGACGACCCGAGCGCGATAGAGGGCTGGCGCATCGAACTCGACGGAGAGTACCCCGACGCTGGCGACGCCGATTTCGCGTACGCCGACGCGTTGGAGTGAGCCCTCAGCCGAGCAGGTACTTCAGCCACGGGGTCGACTCGACGACACTCTGCCGTTCGAGGTAGGCGTCGACACCCAGAATCCGCCCGGCGCCGAACGCGACGGTCTGACCGAACATCTCCGTTTCGAGGGTGGCCCGTGGTAACACGCCTCGCGACGCGCGCCACCACTATGGCCGTTTCGGCGACAGGAACTACGCCGACGCCTCGTAGCCCGCGTCCTCGACGGCGGCGACGAGGCTGTCGACGTCGGCCTCGCCGTCGACCGTCACCGATCCGGACTCGTGGTCGGCAGTCGCGCCGGTAACGCCCGCGACGTCTTCGAGTGCCTCTTCGACCGTCTGCTCGCAGTGCGAACAGGACATTCCGTCGACGGTGAGCGTCCGTGACATGCGCGTCGACCTACGGGAGGGGACACTTTCTGCGTTGTCCTTTCGAGAGCGGCGTATTTTCGAGATTCTACTTTGGAATCGAACGTACGGGGCGAACGAATCTTGTGTCTCCAGTCCGTCCGTCCACCTATGCGAGACTTCGACGAGACGGACATCGAGATTCTGTCCTTGCTCGCGAAAGACGCGCGGCGGCCGTTCAGCGCCATCGGCGAGGAAGTCGGCCTCTCCGGGCCGGCCGTTTCCGACCGCGTGACGCGACTCGAAGAGGCCGGAATCATCGAGGGCTTTACCGTCGACGTGGACCGGTCGGTGCTTCGCGCGGGCGTGCCGGTGTTCGTGCGACTGTCGAGTCCCGACGACGTGGACGAACTCCGGGCGCGACTCGCCGACGCTGACGGCGTCGAACACGTGTTCGTCACCGCCGAGGGCGGCGTCTGGTTCTACGGGCGCGCGGAGAGCCACAACGTCCGCCAGTGGGTCGAATCCCTCGTCGGCATCGCCGACTACTCGGTGACGCTCGTCGACGACGCCGAGTGGACGCCGTCGCTCGACGGCACCTCGTTCGCCGTCACCTGCGTCGAGTGCGGCAACACCGTCGACAGCGAGGGCGAGTCCGCGCGCATCGACGGCGACGTCTATCACTTCTGTTGCCCCTCCTGTCGCACTCGGTTCGAGGACCAGTACGAACGGCTCTCCGAGGGCGCGTAGGCGCTTTCGATTCGAAAGTGTGCGGGGCGTTCGGTTCGGCTTCTCGAAGGCGCAAACGAACTAAACGAGGGTCCCGTAGGAGTAGGTAATGAGCACCCGAACTGTCCACCTCGACGTGACGGGGATGTCCTGTGCCAACTGTTCGGCGACGGTTGGCGACGCCCTCGAATCGCTCGACGGCGTCGAGGACGCGGCCGTCAACTTCGCCACCGACGAGGCGAGCGTGGAGTACGACCCCGACGCGGTATCGCTTCGCGCCGTCGTCGACGCCGTCGAGGATGCGGGCTACGGCGTCGTCACCGAGTCGGTGACCATCACCGTCTCGGACATGTCGTGTGCAAACTGCGCCGACGCCAACGAGACGGCACTGGAGGCGACACCCGGCGTCGTCGAGGCGACGGTGAACTACGCCACCGACGAGGCGAGCGTCACCTACGTGCCCGCCGCCACCACCGTCGACGCTCTCTACGACGCCATCGAGGACGCGGGCTACTCGCCCGTCCGCGAACGCGACGATGACGAGGGCGGGGACGCCCGCGACGCCGCCCGCGATGCGGAGATTCGGCGGCAGCGACGCTTGACGCTGTTCGGGGCCGTCCTCGCCGCGCCTCTCC is a genomic window of Haloplanus vescus containing:
- a CDS encoding AsnC family transcriptional regulator, with the translated sequence MRDFDETDIEILSLLAKDARRPFSAIGEEVGLSGPAVSDRVTRLEEAGIIEGFTVDVDRSVLRAGVPVFVRLSSPDDVDELRARLADADGVEHVFVTAEGGVWFYGRAESHNVRQWVESLVGIADYSVTLVDDAEWTPSLDGTSFAVTCVECGNTVDSEGESARIDGDVYHFCCPSCRTRFEDQYERLSEGA
- a CDS encoding M14 family metallopeptidase, translated to MRVREFGDDPEVAVVAGIHGDEPCGPDAVEALLDDPPDFQRPVKFVVANERALERDVRYVDEDLNRAFPGDPDAESHERRLAHRLLAELDGCATLALHSTQSYAHPFALVDTVDHETAGRCARLPVDAVVETADYAEGRLISYPGTVEVECGLQWSEEAAANARELVTAFLAATGVLPEDAGYERHDVPVFRLTGKVSKAPASRHEVFVENFERVEPGVPFASADDTEHVAQEAFYPILMSAEGYEDVFGYAGERIGELSEFEREERQESGGASSTSVRSRSSIQ
- a CDS encoding UPF0179 family protein gives rise to the protein MSEVTLIGTRLAEVGREFVFRGESSACEGCPYRSQCLDLDTGTRYKITDVRENAQTLDCAVHADGVRAVEVEPTTIPANVPSKAAYAGSKASLSGPCPHTDCPSHAYCVPDGADFDSEYRIDEVLGDPPHDYCMLDRDLTLVELAPPDS
- a CDS encoding DUF309 domain-containing protein, whose protein sequence is MDEHTRDYSVGPPTSGDPTGWRADRGASNGWEHGTLRRAVVHGVRLYNAGAFHEAHDCFEDEWFNYGSGTTESAFCHGMVQVAAGAYKHFDFENDDGMRSLFETALQYLHGIPDDYYGVDVRDVKATLDAALDDPSAIEGWRIELDGEYPDAGDADFAYADALE
- a CDS encoding DUF5820 family protein; this encodes MSFETLPDGWTVWHQEPDGRAILAYRPDVFDTEAFPAACLPTVYLSPGSPRRRPGATQRDGWTVTLYLEPEIDVRTETADSRAAGIETAIDFARAFAAGDIDYRGAYQVPRDDYFDRLDELVGREA
- a CDS encoding heavy-metal-associated domain-containing protein, with amino-acid sequence MSRTLTVDGMSCSHCEQTVEEALEDVAGVTGATADHESGSVTVDGEADVDSLVAAVEDAGYEASA
- a CDS encoding PrkA family serine protein kinase, whose amino-acid sequence is MTKETLEDLSQEYKESVPSDLREARHFDWYLDEVYDDPRVARNAHQRVADMFDHYGTEYDEDAGVVEYRMASEDPLHDGQNTFYGREVHESMHEFVNKVKSGARGLGPEKRIKLLLGPVGSGKSHFDWLVRRYFEDYTAQDAGRMYTFRWVNLCDIVRDQDPADDTVVSPMNQDPLVLLPQEQRDRVLERLNESLDAPYTVRNEQSLDPASEFYMDRLLAHYDDDLKAVLDNHVEIVRLVASENKRQCVETFEPKDKKNQDETELTGDVNYSKIAVYGESDPRAFDYSGAFCNANRGLFSGEELLKLQREFLYDFLHASQEQTIKPKNNPRIDIDQVIVGRTNMPEYRDKKGDEKMEAFNDRTKRIDFPYVLEYSEEAEIYRKMLRNADVPDMHIEPHAMEMAGLFGVLTRITDPDGETVTLVQKAKAYNGEIDETDDIDVKKLREEGEANADIAEGMDGVSARFIGDEIAEAIMDATHRDRSYLSPLSIFTHFERNLENHGSIPEANVDRYHRYLELVREEYKERAIEDVRHALAYDVDEIQRQGEKYMDHVMAYIDDATVTDELTGREQEPDETFLRSVEEKLEIPSDRKDDFRQEVSNWVSRRAREGEGFDPQDNDRLRRALERKLWEDKKHNINFSALVSANELDDDERSAWVDALIEQGYSREGAQEVLEFAGAEVAKSELEG